One part of the Eubalaena glacialis isolate mEubGla1 chromosome 19, mEubGla1.1.hap2.+ XY, whole genome shotgun sequence genome encodes these proteins:
- the TNFRSF13B gene encoding tumor necrosis factor receptor superfamily member 13B produces the protein MSGLGRSRRGGRSRVGQEEPSPQGLRLGVAMKPCPEEQYWDPLLNTCVSCKTICSNQSPRTCAAFCKSLSCRKEQGRYYDQLLGDCISCASICGRHPKQCTHFCENKFRSQVNLPPEVRRQRTGEPLTRADNLGRYQGSEHRGSDVGPAPAGLKLSADQLALVYSTLGLCLCAIVCCLLLAVACFLKRRGDQVSCQPPPGPCRTQAKSSKADHWMEAGSAAGATPEPTETCSFCFAECRAPERAGRWARHGQSAAGQPCVRAPNGGLCGIEVVCTPAQEGGLAT, from the exons CCCCACAGGGCCTGCGGCTGGGGGTGGCCATGAAGCCCTGCCCCGAAGAGCAGTACTGGGACCCTCTGCTGAACACCTGTGTCTCCTGCAAAACCATCTGCAGCAATCAGAGCCCACGCACCTGTGCAGCCTTCTGCA AGTCACTCAGCTGCCGCAAAGAGCAAGGCAGGTACTATGACCAGCTCCTGGGGGACTGTATCAGCTGTGCCTCCATCTGTGGACGTCACCCCAAGCAATGCACACACTTCTGTGAGAACAAGTTCAGGAGTCAAGTGAACCTCCCACCAGAGGTCAGGAGACAGCGGACCGGAGAGCCCTTGACCCGGGCAGACAACCTAGGGAGGTACCAGGGATCAGAGCACAGAGGCTCGGATGTGGGTCCAG CGCCCGCAGGGCTAAAGCTGAGCGCCGACCAGCTGGCCCTGGTCTACAGCACGCTGGGGCTCTGCCTCTGTGCCATCGTCTGCTGCCTCCTGCTGGCCGTGGCCTGCTTCCTCAAGAGGAGGGGGGACCAGGTCTCCTGCCAGCCACCCCCCGGGCCATGTCGGACGCAGGCCAAGTCCTCCAAGG CAGATCACTGGATGGAAGCGGGCAGCGCTGCAGGGGCAACGCCCGAGCCGACGGAGACGTGCAGCTTCTGCTTTGCGGAGTGCAGGGCGCCCGAGCGTGCTGGGAGGTGGGCGCGCCACGGCCAGAGCGCAGCTGGACAGCCCTGCGTGCGCGCCCCGAACGGCGGCCTCTGCGGCATCGAGGTCGTGTGCACGCCCGCCCAAGAAGGAGGCCTGGCCACATGA